In one Lachnospiraceae bacterium GAM79 genomic region, the following are encoded:
- a CDS encoding helix-turn-helix domain-containing protein → MAGIDKEMFGQRLREIRKKHGMTQAELGEKTGLADKYISRIETGKADVSLDCFVKLVNAFDVPADYYLQDSISYDYKVEGGELEKYVSFQRFGTAKTEQLLAVLDKLIMLMDITK, encoded by the coding sequence TTGGCAGGAATCGATAAAGAGATGTTTGGTCAACGTCTTAGAGAGATCCGAAAGAAACATGGGATGACTCAGGCTGAACTTGGAGAAAAGACTGGTCTTGCAGATAAATATATTAGCAGGATTGAGACAGGAAAAGCAGATGTTTCCCTGGACTGTTTTGTAAAGCTGGTGAATGCATTTGATGTTCCCGCAGATTATTATCTTCAGGATAGTATAAGCTATGACTATAAGGTCGAAGGCGGAGAACTGGAGAAATATGTATCTTTTCAGCGGTTTGGTACTGCAAAGACAGAACAGTTACTGGCGGTTCTTGATAAGCTGATCATGCTTATGGATATAACCAAATAG